The following are encoded in a window of Balaenoptera ricei isolate mBalRic1 chromosome 1, mBalRic1.hap2, whole genome shotgun sequence genomic DNA:
- the KCNC4 gene encoding potassium voltage-gated channel subfamily C member 4 isoform X2, which produces MISSVCVSSYRGRKSGNKPPSKTCLKEEMAKGEASEKIIINVGGTRHETYRSTLRTLPGTRLAWLADPDGGGRPASDGGGAGSSGGGGCEFFFDRHPGVFAYVLNYYRTGKLHCPADVCGPLFEEELTFWGIDETDVEPCCWMTYRQHRDAEEALDIFESPDGGGGGAGPGDEAGDDERELALQRLGPHEGGAGPGAGSGGCRGWQPRMWALFEDPYSSRAARVVAFASLFFILVSITTFCLETHEAFNIDRNVTEIHRVGNTTSVRFRREVETEPILTYIEGVCVLWFTLEFLVRIVCCPDTLDFVKNLLNIIDFVAILPFYLEVGLSGLSSKAARDVLGFLRVVRFVRILRIFKLTRHFVGLRVLGHTLRASTNEFLLLIIFLALGVLIFATMIYYAERIGARPSDPRGNDHTDFKNIPIGFWWAVVTMTTLGYGDMYPKTWSGMLVGALCALAGVLTIAMPVPVIVNNFGMYYSLAMAKQKLPKKRKKHVPRPPQLESPIYCKSQETSPRDSTYSDASPPAPEEGVVERKRADSKQNGDASAVLSDEEGAGLTQPLASARTPEERRALRRSGTRDRNKKAAACFLLSAGDFACADGSVRKEGNVELKVCVPVSHTLCSLNTETCQDALSSNYAQAEVLTLS; this is translated from the exons ATGATCAGCTCGGTGTGTGTCTCCTCCTACCGCGGGCGCAAGTCGGGGAACAAGCCTCCGTCCAAAACATGTCTGAAGGAGGAGATGGCCAAGGGCGAGGCGTCGGAGAAGATCATCATCAACGTGGGCGGCACGCGACATGAGACCTACCGCAGCACCCTGCGCACCCTACCGGGCACCCGCCTCGCCTGGCTGGCCGATCCTGACGGCGGGGGCCGGCCCGCGTCCGATGGCGGTGGTGCAGGCAGCAGCGGCGGCGGTGGCTGCGAGTTCTTCTTCGACCGGCACCCGGGCGTCTTTGCTTACGTGCTCAACTACTACCGCACGGGCAAGCTGCATTGCCCCGCCGACGTGTGCGGGCCTCTGTTTGAGGAGGAGCTCACCTTCTGGGGCATCGACGAGACCGACGTGGAGCCCTGCTGCTGGATGACCTACCGGCAGCACCGCGACGCCGAGGAGGCGCTCGACATCTTCGAGAGCCCAGACGGAGGCGGCGGGGGCGCGGGGCCCGGCGACGAGGCCGGCGACGATGAGCGGGAGCTGGCCCTGCAGCGCCTGGGGCCCCACGAGGGAGGCGCGGGCCCCGGCGCCGGGTCCGGGGGCTGCCGCGGCTGGCAGCCCCGCATGTGGGCGCTCTTCGAGGATCCCTACTCCTCCCGGGCGGCCAGG GTGGTGGCCTTTGCCTCTCTCTTCTTCATCCTGGTGTCCATCACCACCTTCTGCCTGGAGACCCACGAGGCCTTCAACATCGACCGCAACGTGACGGAGATCCACAGAGTGGGGAACACTACCAGCGTGCGCTTCCGGCGGGAGGTGGAAACGGAGCCCATCCTGACCTACATCGAGGGAGTGTGCGTGCTGTGGTTCACGCTGGAGTTCCTGGTGCGCATCGTGTGCTGCCCCGACACACTGGACTTCGTTAAGAACCTGCTCAACATCATCGACTTCGTGGCCATCCTGCCCTTCTACCTGGAGGTGGGGCTGAGCGGCCTGTCGTCCAAGGCGGCTCGCGACGTTCTGGGCTTCCTGCGCGTCGTGCGCTTCGTGCGCATCCTGCGCATCTTCAAGCTTACGCGCCACTTCGTGGGGCTGCGCGTGCTGGGCCACACCCTGCGCGCCAGCACCAACGAGTTCCTGCTGCTCATCATCTTCCTGGCCCTGGGCGTGCTTATCTTCGCCACCATGATCTATTACGCGGAGCGCATCGGCGCCAGGCCTTCCGACCCGCGGGGCAATGATCACACCGACTTCAAGAACATCCCCATCGGCTTCTGGTGGGCCGTGGTCACCATGACGACGCTGGGCTACGGGGACATGTACCCCAAGACGTGGTCAGGCATGCTGGTGGGGGCGCTGTGTGCACTGGCCGGCGTGCTCACCATTGCCATGCCCGTGCCTGTCATTGTCAACAACTTCGGCATGTACTACTCTCTGGCCATGGCCAAGCAGAAGCTGCCCAAGAAACGGAAGAAGCACGTACCTCGGCCGCCTCAGCTGGAGTCGCCCATTTACTGCAAGTCGCAGGAGACCTCGCCCAGGGACAGTACCTACAGTGATGCCAGCCCCCCTGCCCCAGAAGAGGGTGTGGTTGAGAGGAAACGGGCAG ACTCCAAGCAGAACGGCGATGCCAGCGCGGTGCTGTCAGACGAGGAGGGAGCCGGCCTCACCCAGCCCCTGGCCTCCGCCCGCACCCCGGAGGAGCGCCGGGCCCTGCGACGCTCCGGCACCCGAGACAGAAACAAGAAGGCAGCTGCCTGCTTCCTGCTCAGCGCTGGGGACTTTGCCTGTGCCGATGGTAGTGTCCGGAAAG aaggCAATGTTGAGCTGAAAGTGTGCGTCCCAGTGTCTCACACCCTGTGCTCTTTAAACACAGAGACCTGCCAAGATGCCCTCTCGTCCAACTATGCCCAGGCTGAAGTCCTCACCCTCTCTTAA
- the KCNC4 gene encoding potassium voltage-gated channel subfamily C member 4 isoform X3, with protein MISSVCVSSYRGRKSGNKPPSKTCLKEEMAKGEASEKIIINVGGTRHETYRSTLRTLPGTRLAWLADPDGGGRPASDGGGAGSSGGGGCEFFFDRHPGVFAYVLNYYRTGKLHCPADVCGPLFEEELTFWGIDETDVEPCCWMTYRQHRDAEEALDIFESPDGGGGGAGPGDEAGDDERELALQRLGPHEGGAGPGAGSGGCRGWQPRMWALFEDPYSSRAARVVAFASLFFILVSITTFCLETHEAFNIDRNVTEIHRVGNTTSVRFRREVETEPILTYIEGVCVLWFTLEFLVRIVCCPDTLDFVKNLLNIIDFVAILPFYLEVGLSGLSSKAARDVLGFLRVVRFVRILRIFKLTRHFVGLRVLGHTLRASTNEFLLLIIFLALGVLIFATMIYYAERIGARPSDPRGNDHTDFKNIPIGFWWAVVTMTTLGYGDMYPKTWSGMLVGALCALAGVLTIAMPVPVIVNNFGMYYSLAMAKQKLPKKRKKHVPRPPQLESPIYCKSQETSPRDSTYSDASPPAPEEGVVERKRADSKQNGDASAVLSDEEGAGLTQPLASARTPEERRALRRSGTRDRNKKAAACFLLSAGDFACADGSVRKETCQDALSSNYAQAEVLTLS; from the exons ATGATCAGCTCGGTGTGTGTCTCCTCCTACCGCGGGCGCAAGTCGGGGAACAAGCCTCCGTCCAAAACATGTCTGAAGGAGGAGATGGCCAAGGGCGAGGCGTCGGAGAAGATCATCATCAACGTGGGCGGCACGCGACATGAGACCTACCGCAGCACCCTGCGCACCCTACCGGGCACCCGCCTCGCCTGGCTGGCCGATCCTGACGGCGGGGGCCGGCCCGCGTCCGATGGCGGTGGTGCAGGCAGCAGCGGCGGCGGTGGCTGCGAGTTCTTCTTCGACCGGCACCCGGGCGTCTTTGCTTACGTGCTCAACTACTACCGCACGGGCAAGCTGCATTGCCCCGCCGACGTGTGCGGGCCTCTGTTTGAGGAGGAGCTCACCTTCTGGGGCATCGACGAGACCGACGTGGAGCCCTGCTGCTGGATGACCTACCGGCAGCACCGCGACGCCGAGGAGGCGCTCGACATCTTCGAGAGCCCAGACGGAGGCGGCGGGGGCGCGGGGCCCGGCGACGAGGCCGGCGACGATGAGCGGGAGCTGGCCCTGCAGCGCCTGGGGCCCCACGAGGGAGGCGCGGGCCCCGGCGCCGGGTCCGGGGGCTGCCGCGGCTGGCAGCCCCGCATGTGGGCGCTCTTCGAGGATCCCTACTCCTCCCGGGCGGCCAGG GTGGTGGCCTTTGCCTCTCTCTTCTTCATCCTGGTGTCCATCACCACCTTCTGCCTGGAGACCCACGAGGCCTTCAACATCGACCGCAACGTGACGGAGATCCACAGAGTGGGGAACACTACCAGCGTGCGCTTCCGGCGGGAGGTGGAAACGGAGCCCATCCTGACCTACATCGAGGGAGTGTGCGTGCTGTGGTTCACGCTGGAGTTCCTGGTGCGCATCGTGTGCTGCCCCGACACACTGGACTTCGTTAAGAACCTGCTCAACATCATCGACTTCGTGGCCATCCTGCCCTTCTACCTGGAGGTGGGGCTGAGCGGCCTGTCGTCCAAGGCGGCTCGCGACGTTCTGGGCTTCCTGCGCGTCGTGCGCTTCGTGCGCATCCTGCGCATCTTCAAGCTTACGCGCCACTTCGTGGGGCTGCGCGTGCTGGGCCACACCCTGCGCGCCAGCACCAACGAGTTCCTGCTGCTCATCATCTTCCTGGCCCTGGGCGTGCTTATCTTCGCCACCATGATCTATTACGCGGAGCGCATCGGCGCCAGGCCTTCCGACCCGCGGGGCAATGATCACACCGACTTCAAGAACATCCCCATCGGCTTCTGGTGGGCCGTGGTCACCATGACGACGCTGGGCTACGGGGACATGTACCCCAAGACGTGGTCAGGCATGCTGGTGGGGGCGCTGTGTGCACTGGCCGGCGTGCTCACCATTGCCATGCCCGTGCCTGTCATTGTCAACAACTTCGGCATGTACTACTCTCTGGCCATGGCCAAGCAGAAGCTGCCCAAGAAACGGAAGAAGCACGTACCTCGGCCGCCTCAGCTGGAGTCGCCCATTTACTGCAAGTCGCAGGAGACCTCGCCCAGGGACAGTACCTACAGTGATGCCAGCCCCCCTGCCCCAGAAGAGGGTGTGGTTGAGAGGAAACGGGCAG ACTCCAAGCAGAACGGCGATGCCAGCGCGGTGCTGTCAGACGAGGAGGGAGCCGGCCTCACCCAGCCCCTGGCCTCCGCCCGCACCCCGGAGGAGCGCCGGGCCCTGCGACGCTCCGGCACCCGAGACAGAAACAAGAAGGCAGCTGCCTGCTTCCTGCTCAGCGCTGGGGACTTTGCCTGTGCCGATGGTAGTGTCCGGAAAG AGACCTGCCAAGATGCCCTCTCGTCCAACTATGCCCAGGCTGAAGTCCTCACCCTCTCTTAA
- the KCNC4 gene encoding potassium voltage-gated channel subfamily C member 4 isoform X1, which translates to MISSVCVSSYRGRKSGNKPPSKTCLKEEMAKGEASEKIIINVGGTRHETYRSTLRTLPGTRLAWLADPDGGGRPASDGGGAGSSGGGGCEFFFDRHPGVFAYVLNYYRTGKLHCPADVCGPLFEEELTFWGIDETDVEPCCWMTYRQHRDAEEALDIFESPDGGGGGAGPGDEAGDDERELALQRLGPHEGGAGPGAGSGGCRGWQPRMWALFEDPYSSRAARVVAFASLFFILVSITTFCLETHEAFNIDRNVTEIHRVGNTTSVRFRREVETEPILTYIEGVCVLWFTLEFLVRIVCCPDTLDFVKNLLNIIDFVAILPFYLEVGLSGLSSKAARDVLGFLRVVRFVRILRIFKLTRHFVGLRVLGHTLRASTNEFLLLIIFLALGVLIFATMIYYAERIGARPSDPRGNDHTDFKNIPIGFWWAVVTMTTLGYGDMYPKTWSGMLVGALCALAGVLTIAMPVPVIVNNFGMYYSLAMAKQKLPKKRKKHVPRPPQLESPIYCKSQETSPRDSTYSDASPPAPEEGVVERKRADSKQNGDASAVLSDEEGAGLTQPLASARTPEERRALRRSGTRDRNKKAAACFLLSAGDFACADGSVRKGSPERGSHGASQARSCAPLTHVPFLHQGCEKSRSLNNTAGAAGTSLGLSQLASRYSSPYPPRKLLLSHPFHPLTSPPPGHSAP; encoded by the exons ATGATCAGCTCGGTGTGTGTCTCCTCCTACCGCGGGCGCAAGTCGGGGAACAAGCCTCCGTCCAAAACATGTCTGAAGGAGGAGATGGCCAAGGGCGAGGCGTCGGAGAAGATCATCATCAACGTGGGCGGCACGCGACATGAGACCTACCGCAGCACCCTGCGCACCCTACCGGGCACCCGCCTCGCCTGGCTGGCCGATCCTGACGGCGGGGGCCGGCCCGCGTCCGATGGCGGTGGTGCAGGCAGCAGCGGCGGCGGTGGCTGCGAGTTCTTCTTCGACCGGCACCCGGGCGTCTTTGCTTACGTGCTCAACTACTACCGCACGGGCAAGCTGCATTGCCCCGCCGACGTGTGCGGGCCTCTGTTTGAGGAGGAGCTCACCTTCTGGGGCATCGACGAGACCGACGTGGAGCCCTGCTGCTGGATGACCTACCGGCAGCACCGCGACGCCGAGGAGGCGCTCGACATCTTCGAGAGCCCAGACGGAGGCGGCGGGGGCGCGGGGCCCGGCGACGAGGCCGGCGACGATGAGCGGGAGCTGGCCCTGCAGCGCCTGGGGCCCCACGAGGGAGGCGCGGGCCCCGGCGCCGGGTCCGGGGGCTGCCGCGGCTGGCAGCCCCGCATGTGGGCGCTCTTCGAGGATCCCTACTCCTCCCGGGCGGCCAGG GTGGTGGCCTTTGCCTCTCTCTTCTTCATCCTGGTGTCCATCACCACCTTCTGCCTGGAGACCCACGAGGCCTTCAACATCGACCGCAACGTGACGGAGATCCACAGAGTGGGGAACACTACCAGCGTGCGCTTCCGGCGGGAGGTGGAAACGGAGCCCATCCTGACCTACATCGAGGGAGTGTGCGTGCTGTGGTTCACGCTGGAGTTCCTGGTGCGCATCGTGTGCTGCCCCGACACACTGGACTTCGTTAAGAACCTGCTCAACATCATCGACTTCGTGGCCATCCTGCCCTTCTACCTGGAGGTGGGGCTGAGCGGCCTGTCGTCCAAGGCGGCTCGCGACGTTCTGGGCTTCCTGCGCGTCGTGCGCTTCGTGCGCATCCTGCGCATCTTCAAGCTTACGCGCCACTTCGTGGGGCTGCGCGTGCTGGGCCACACCCTGCGCGCCAGCACCAACGAGTTCCTGCTGCTCATCATCTTCCTGGCCCTGGGCGTGCTTATCTTCGCCACCATGATCTATTACGCGGAGCGCATCGGCGCCAGGCCTTCCGACCCGCGGGGCAATGATCACACCGACTTCAAGAACATCCCCATCGGCTTCTGGTGGGCCGTGGTCACCATGACGACGCTGGGCTACGGGGACATGTACCCCAAGACGTGGTCAGGCATGCTGGTGGGGGCGCTGTGTGCACTGGCCGGCGTGCTCACCATTGCCATGCCCGTGCCTGTCATTGTCAACAACTTCGGCATGTACTACTCTCTGGCCATGGCCAAGCAGAAGCTGCCCAAGAAACGGAAGAAGCACGTACCTCGGCCGCCTCAGCTGGAGTCGCCCATTTACTGCAAGTCGCAGGAGACCTCGCCCAGGGACAGTACCTACAGTGATGCCAGCCCCCCTGCCCCAGAAGAGGGTGTGGTTGAGAGGAAACGGGCAG ACTCCAAGCAGAACGGCGATGCCAGCGCGGTGCTGTCAGACGAGGAGGGAGCCGGCCTCACCCAGCCCCTGGCCTCCGCCCGCACCCCGGAGGAGCGCCGGGCCCTGCGACGCTCCGGCACCCGAGACAGAAACAAGAAGGCAGCTGCCTGCTTCCTGCTCAGCGCTGGGGACTTTGCCTGTGCCGATGGTAGTGTCCGGAAAG GGTCCCCGGAACGTGGATCCCATGGAGCATCTCAGGCAAGGAGCTGCGCCCCTCTGACCCACGTGCCTTTTCTTCACCAAGGCTGTGAAAAGTCCCGGAGTCTAAACAACACAGCAGGAGCTGCTGGAACCAGTCTGGGGCTATCTCAACTGGCATCGCGATACAGCTCACCCTACCCTCCAAGAAAGCTCCTGCTCTCCCACCCCTTCCACCCCCTCACCAGCCCACCCCCTGGACACTCAGCCCCGTAG